The genomic stretch ATGAAGCGCACGAAGCGGGCGGCGTCGGCGCCGTCGATCAGGCGGTGGTCGTAGGTGAGGCTGAGGGGGAGCATGTTGCGGGGTTCGAACGCGCCGGTTTCCCTGTTCCAGACGGGTTCCATGCCGCCGCGGCTGACGCCGAGGATGGCGACTTCGGGGCTGTTGACGATGGGTGTGAAGGCGTGCCCGCCGATCCCGCCGAGGTTGGAAATCGTGAAGGTGGCGCCCTGCATCTCGTCGGGTTTGAGTTTGCGGTCGCGGGCGCGGCCGGCGAGTTCGCTCAGTTCGAGGACCATGTCGGTGATGCTCTTGCGGTCGGCGTCCTTGATGACGGGCACGAGCAGGCCGACGGGCGTGTCGACGGCGACGCCGATGTTCACGAAGTCCTTGTAGATGACCTGCTGGGCGTCGAGGTCGAGGCTGGCGCCGAATTTGGGGAACTGACGCAGGGCGTTCGCGACGACCTTCATCAGGATGTGCGTCATGGTGAGTTTGCCGCCGGCTTTCTCGACGCGCGCGCCGAAGCGTTTGCGGGTCTCTTCCATGAGGGTCACGTCGGCCTTGTCGAAGTGCGTGACCATGGGGATGGCGGTGCTGGCGGTCATGGAGCGGACGGTGGCCTTGCGGATGCCGCTCATGTCCTCGCGGGTCACGCGGCCCCACTTCTCGAAGTTGGGGAGGGGCGCGGCGGCCACGGCGGGTGCGGCGGCAGGTGTGCTGGCCTGCGCGGCGGCGGGCGCGGTGACGGTGGGGGTGCCGCCGGTGCGGCGGACGTCTTCCTCGCTGATGCGGCCGGCGATGCCGGTGCCCTGCACGGCGTGAATGTCCACGCCGATCTCACGGGCGAGGCGGCGGATGCTGGGCGCGGCGGGCACGACGTGGCGACCGTCGAAGGTCTGCGGGTTCTGCGTGCCGGACTGCGCGGGCGCGGCGGCCTGCGCGGCGGGCGCTCCGGCGGGCTGGGCCGGTGCGGCGGCGGCAGGGGCGGCGGGTGCAGCCGGTGCGGAGGCAGCGGGCGCGGGTGCGGCAGCGGGTGCGGCCGGGGCGTTGCCGCCGCCCAGGGTAGCGATCACGCCGCCGACCTTCACGGTGTCGCCCACGTTCACGCTGACGCTCTGCACGGTGCCGCTGGCATTCGAGGGCACCTCCACGACGGCCTTGTCGGTCTCGATCTCGATGACGGGCTGCCCCTCGGTGACGGTGTCGCCCGCCTTGACGAGCACGGTCACGACGGTGCCCTGCTCAATGTTGTCACCCACGTCCGGCAGGGTGATCTGCGCGCCCGCAGCCTGGGCCGCGGCGGGTGCGGCGGCCTGCGCTTTCTGCGCGTCCTGCTGTTCCTGCGCGACGGCCTTGCTGCTGCCGGTGTCGGTCTCGTCGACCGGTTCGCTCGCGGCCGGTTCGCTCGCGGCCGGTTCGCTGGCGGCCGGGGCACTCGCCGTTGCGCTGCCGCCGCCCAGGGTGGCGATCACGCCGCCGACCTTCACGGTGTCGCCCACGGTGACGTTCACGGCGTCCACGGTCCCGGCCGCCTCGGCGGGCACCTCGATGACGGCCTTGTCGGTCTCGATCTCGATGATGGGTTGCCCCTCGGTGACGGTGTCGCCCGCCTTGATCAGCACGGTCACGACGGTGCCCTGCTCGATGTTGTCGCCCACGTCGGGGAGTTTCAGTTCAGTAGCCATGATGGGTTCTCCTTCGGAGAGGGGGTGATAGTTGATAGTAGATAGGAGATGGTTGATGGTCGACAGGTGTTCCATCAACCATCAAATTTCAACCTTTAACGCAGGACAGGGGCGTCGCGTTCCGGGTCGATGCCCAGGTCGGCGATGGCCTTGGCGACCACGTCGCCCTTGATCTTGCCGTCGCGTTGCAGGGCGTACAGGGTGGCCAGGACGACGTGTTTGGTGTCGACCTCGAAGAAGTCGCGGAGTTCCTCGCGGGCCTCGCTGCGGCCGAAGCCGTCGGTGCCGAGCGTCCAGAGTTTGCGGTCCAGGTGGCCGTTCAGGCCGTCCGCGCCGAGTTTCATGTAGTCGCTCACCGAGATCAGGACGCCGGGGGCGTTCTCCTTGCTCAGCTGCTGGGCCACGTAGGACACGCGGGGTTCGGCGGTGGGGTGCAGCATGTTGTGCCGCTGGGCGAGCAGGGCGTCCTGGTGGAGTTCCTTGTAGCTGGTCACGCTCCACAGGTCGGCGGCGACACCGTAGGCTTCGAGCGCCTTCACGGCCTCCATCGCGGCGCCCATGGCGGGGCCGCTGGCGAGGATCTGCGCCCTGAGTTTGCCCTTGTGGGCGCTCTTCTGGAAGCGGTACAGGCCGCGCACGATGCCCTCGCGGATTTCCTCGTGGCTGCGGCCGTCAGCAGGCATGGCGGGCTGCACCTCGTTCTCGTTGTCCACGGTGACGTAGTAGAACTCGTCGATACCGTCCACGTACATGCGCTGGATGCCGCTCTCGACGATCACGGCCAGTTCGTACGCGAAGGCCGGGTCGTAGGTCTTGAGGTTCGGCACGACGTACGCCTGCAGGTGGCTGTTGCCGTCCTGGTGCTGGAGGCCCTCGCCGGCCAGCGTGGTGCGCCCGGCGGTCGCGCCGAGGATGAACCCGCGCGCCCGCTGGTCGGCGGCGGCCCACACGAGGTCACCGACGCGCTGCATGCCGAACATGGAGTACAGCACGAAGAAGGGGATGGTGGGCACGCCGTGGTGCGCGTACGCGGTGCCCGCCGCGATCCACGACGCCATCGCGCCGTCCTCGGTGATGCCTTCCTCCAGCATCTGGCCGTTGACGCTCTCCTTGTAGGCCATCAGGGAGCCGGAGTCCACAGGCGTGTACGTCTGACCGCGCGGGCTGTAGATGCCGATGCGCGGCACCAGCGCGTCCATACCGAAGGTGCGGGCCTCGTCCGGCACGATCGGCACGATGTACTTGCCGATCTCCTTGTCGCGCAGCAGTTTGCTGATGATCTGCACGGCGGCCATGGTCGTGCTCACCTGCCGGTCGCCGCTGCCCTTGGCGAACTCCTCGTAGAACTCGCCGTTCGGGATGGTGGGGTGCGGGTACTCGACCTTCCGCTCGGGAATCGTGCCGCCCAGCGCCGCGCGGCGTTCCAGGGTGTACTTCACCTCGGGACTGTCGGGGCCGGGGTGGTAGTACTCCATGTGCTCGACCTGATCGTCCGTCAGGGGCAGTTCCAGCAGGTCGCGCAGGTCCTTCAGGGTGCTGAAGTCCAGCTTCTTCACCTGGTGGGCCACGTTGCGCGCCTGGGCGCTCTCGCCGAGGCCGTAGCCCTTGATGGTGCGCGGGATGATGATGGTCGGGCTGCCCTTGTGCTTCACGGCGGAGGCGTACGCGGCGTAGATCTTGTGGATGTCGTGCCCGCCGCGGTTCAGCAGCTCCAAGTCGGCGTCGCTCCAGCCCTCGATCAGGGCCTTGAGTTCCGGCGTGTTGAAGAACTTCTCGCGCAGTTCCTTGCCGCCGAAGGCCGCGTAGCGCTGCGACTCGCCGTCCACCAGCAGCTCGAAGCGTTTGACGATGGTGCCGTTGTAGTCCTTCTGGAGCAGTTCGTCCCACTTGCTGTCCCAGATGACCTTGATGACGTTCCAGCCGGCGCCACGGAACAGCGCCTCGAACTCCTGGATGACCTTGGAGTTGGCGCGCACCGGGCCGTCGAGGCGCTGGAGGTTGGCGTTCAGCACGAAGATCAGGTTGTCGAGGTTCTCGTACGCGGCGAAGCGGATCGCGCCGATGCTCTGCGGCTCGTCCATCTCGCCGTCGCCCAGGAACGCCCAGACCTTCGCGTCGCCCTTGGGCTTCAGCTCGCGGTTCTCCAGGTACTTGATGAACCGCGCCTGGTAGATCGCCTGGATGGGCCCCAGGCCCATGCTGACCGTCGGGAACTCCCAGTAGTCGGGCATCAGCCACGGGTGCGGGTAGCTGCTGAGGCCCGCGCCGTCCGGCTGGAGTTCGCGCCGGAAGCGGTTCATGCGGGCCTCGTCGAACCGGCCCTCCAGGAAGGAGCGGGCGTACACGCCGGGGCTGGCGTGCCCCTGGTAGAAGATCAGGTCGCGATCCTGCCCCGCCCCGTGCCCGCGGAAGAAGTGGTTGAAGCCCACCTCCAGCAGCTCGGCCGCGCTGGCGTAGGTGCTCAGGTGCCCGCCGATGCCGTCGCTCTTCTTGTTCGCCTTGATGACCATGACCACGGCGTTCCAGCGGATGATGTTGCGGATCTTGCGTTCGATCTCGGGGTCGCCGGGGTACTCGGGCTGCGCCTCGACGTCGATGGTGTTGATGTACGGCGTGTTCTGCTTGAACGTGATGGGCGCGCCGTGGAAGTACGCATAGTGGTCGAGTTCCTCCAGCAGTTCCGCCGCGCGGTTGTCCCCGGCGTTCGCGAACACGTAGGCCAGGGAATCCAGCCACTCCTGCGTTTCCACGGAGTTCAGCTTCTCGCGCTCCTGTGCGCTCATGCCGGTGCGGGGCGGTCTGTTGGGCGGGGATGAGGTCATGCGAGCAGTCTAGGCCCCGGCGTTCCACACTTCCAACAGGGAATTCTCATGGCATTCACCACTGGCAATGGTGGGTCGCGGGAGTTACGCTGGAAGGAATGCCCGCCCGAGCCGCCCTGCACCCATGACCGACCTGCACCCATGATCGAACTGCGTCACCTGCGCCACTTCGTGGCCCTCGCCGAGGAGGAACACTTCGGGCGGGCCGCCGAACGCGTGTTCGTGGTCCAGCAGGCCCTGAGCAACTCCATCCGCAACCTGGAAGAGGAGGTCGGGGTGCCGCTCGTGCTGCGCACCACCCGCCGCGTGCAACTGACACCCGCCGGGCAGGAATTCCTGATCGGCGCGCGCGAGACGCTGCTGCTGGCCGGGCAGACCGTGGAACGCGCCCGCCGCGCCGCCCGGGGCGAGGTGGGCCGCCTGACCGTCGGCTTCGTCAGCGGGCTGGCGTTCGGGGGACTGCCGGAAATCGTGCGGCGCTTCCGAGAGCTGTACCCGAACGTCAGCGTGGACCTGCGCGAACTGACCGCCCAGGAACAGGAGGCCGGGCTGCGCGGCGAGCAGATCGACATCGGCCTGATGCTGCTGCCCGTGCGGGACCCCACCCTGGACTCACGGGCGCTGTGGCGCCAGCCGCTCGTCGCGGCCCTCCCGGCCGAGCATCCCCTGGCCCGCAAACGCCGCCTGAAGATCAGTGACCTGAGCGGCGAGAACTTCGTGTTCTTCCCCCGGCAACTGCGCGCCACGTACTTCGATCAGGTCATGCGCTGGTGCGCCGCCTCGGGCTTCACGCCGCACGTGGTGCAGGAAGCCATCGAGATTCCCACGCTGCTGTCGCTGGTCGCGGCGGGTGTGGGCGTGTTCCTGCCCATCCAGTTCTTCAGCCGCCTCTCGCTGCCCGGCGTGGTCTACCGCCCCATCGAGGACGCCCCCACCGTCGATATCGTCGCCGTGTGGCGCCGGGGCGACGGGAAGAATCCCGTCATCCGCGCGTTCCTGACCGTCGCCGAGGAAGTGCTGCGGGAAGGCAGGGAGGGCAGCGGAAAGTAGACAGTCCGGTGTGGGCTCGCCGTTCACCAGCACCCGCCACCCGTCACCCCTGCGGTGGCCGCCCGGTGTCCGGCATGCCGCGCAGCACGCCCAGGATCAGGACAGTGCCCGCCACGGACAGCAGGGCGCCCATCAGGAACGCCGCGCCGGGGAAGTCGTGCGTGAGGCCGTAGGCGTACACGCTGGTC from Deinococcus seoulensis encodes the following:
- the aceF gene encoding dihydrolipoyllysine-residue acetyltransferase, yielding MATELKLPDVGDNIEQGTVVTVLIKAGDTVTEGQPIIEIETDKAVIEVPAEAAGTVDAVNVTVGDTVKVGGVIATLGGGSATASAPAASEPAASEPAASEPVDETDTGSSKAVAQEQQDAQKAQAAAPAAAQAAGAQITLPDVGDNIEQGTVVTVLVKAGDTVTEGQPVIEIETDKAVVEVPSNASGTVQSVSVNVGDTVKVGGVIATLGGGNAPAAPAAAPAPAASAPAAPAAPAAAAPAQPAGAPAAQAAAPAQSGTQNPQTFDGRHVVPAAPSIRRLAREIGVDIHAVQGTGIAGRISEEDVRRTGGTPTVTAPAAAQASTPAAAPAVAAAPLPNFEKWGRVTREDMSGIRKATVRSMTASTAIPMVTHFDKADVTLMEETRKRFGARVEKAGGKLTMTHILMKVVANALRQFPKFGASLDLDAQQVIYKDFVNIGVAVDTPVGLLVPVIKDADRKSITDMVLELSELAGRARDRKLKPDEMQGATFTISNLGGIGGHAFTPIVNSPEVAILGVSRGGMEPVWNRETGAFEPRNMLPLSLTYDHRLIDGADAARFVRFICESLEDPFLISL
- the aceE gene encoding pyruvate dehydrogenase (acetyl-transferring), homodimeric type codes for the protein MTSSPPNRPPRTGMSAQEREKLNSVETQEWLDSLAYVFANAGDNRAAELLEELDHYAYFHGAPITFKQNTPYINTIDVEAQPEYPGDPEIERKIRNIIRWNAVVMVIKANKKSDGIGGHLSTYASAAELLEVGFNHFFRGHGAGQDRDLIFYQGHASPGVYARSFLEGRFDEARMNRFRRELQPDGAGLSSYPHPWLMPDYWEFPTVSMGLGPIQAIYQARFIKYLENRELKPKGDAKVWAFLGDGEMDEPQSIGAIRFAAYENLDNLIFVLNANLQRLDGPVRANSKVIQEFEALFRGAGWNVIKVIWDSKWDELLQKDYNGTIVKRFELLVDGESQRYAAFGGKELREKFFNTPELKALIEGWSDADLELLNRGGHDIHKIYAAYASAVKHKGSPTIIIPRTIKGYGLGESAQARNVAHQVKKLDFSTLKDLRDLLELPLTDDQVEHMEYYHPGPDSPEVKYTLERRAALGGTIPERKVEYPHPTIPNGEFYEEFAKGSGDRQVSTTMAAVQIISKLLRDKEIGKYIVPIVPDEARTFGMDALVPRIGIYSPRGQTYTPVDSGSLMAYKESVNGQMLEEGITEDGAMASWIAAGTAYAHHGVPTIPFFVLYSMFGMQRVGDLVWAAADQRARGFILGATAGRTTLAGEGLQHQDGNSHLQAYVVPNLKTYDPAFAYELAVIVESGIQRMYVDGIDEFYYVTVDNENEVQPAMPADGRSHEEIREGIVRGLYRFQKSAHKGKLRAQILASGPAMGAAMEAVKALEAYGVAADLWSVTSYKELHQDALLAQRHNMLHPTAEPRVSYVAQQLSKENAPGVLISVSDYMKLGADGLNGHLDRKLWTLGTDGFGRSEAREELRDFFEVDTKHVVLATLYALQRDGKIKGDVVAKAIADLGIDPERDAPVLR
- a CDS encoding LysR family transcriptional regulator, with product MELRHLRHFVALAEEEHFGRAAERVFVVQQALSNSIRNLEEEVGVPLVLRTTRRVQLTPAGQEFLIGARETLLLAGQTVERARRAARGEVGRLTVGFVSGLAFGGLPEIVRRFRELYPNVSVDLRELTAQEQEAGLRGEQIDIGLMLLPVRDPTLDSRALWRQPLVAALPAEHPLARKRRLKISDLSGENFVFFPRQLRATYFDQVMRWCAASGFTPHVVQEAIEIPTLLSLVAAGVGVFLPIQFFSRLSLPGVVYRPIEDAPTVDIVAVWRRGDGKNPVIRAFLTVAEEVLREGREGSGK